One Danio rerio strain Tuebingen ecotype United States chromosome 9, GRCz12tu, whole genome shotgun sequence genomic region harbors:
- the gzm3.2 gene encoding mast cell protease 1A isoform X1: MQYIMLLCVFLLLSLFSLSGGLESGIVGGREAKHHSRPYMASLQKKRNHVCGGMLIKEDYVLTSAHCWNETDKYSLQIVLGAHNISQKENSQQIIQVEKYIKHRKFDIMLLKLRTKAVLNHFVDIINLPKHEISILAPLECSIAGWGMKRPGEGASNVLRVVNLQLESNAKCKSKWQTHFNFKNMVCTVSDGKKAFCQGDSGSPLLCNSELYGMAAYTYPKNCTFKEYPEVYMKVSAFLPWIKKNIQ, translated from the exons ATGCAGTACATCATGCTGCTCTGTGTCTTTCTCCTGCTCTCCCTCTTCTCTCTGTCTG GAGGACTGGAGAGTGGTATTGTTGGGGGCAGAGAGGCTAAACATCATTCCAGACCATACATGGCATCTCTGCAGAAAAAACGAAATCATGTTTGTGGAGGGATGCTGATAAAAGAAGATTATGTGTTGACTTCGGCTCATTGTTGGAA TGAAACTGACAAATACAGCTTACAAATTGTTCTGGGAGCTCACAATATCAGTCAGAAAGAGAACAGTCAGCAGATAATTCAAGttgaaaaatacataaaacatcgCAAGTTTGATATTATGTTACTAAAG TTGAGGACCAAAGCTGTGCTAAATCATTTTGTGGATATTATAAATCTACCCAAACATGAAATTAGTATTCTTGCTCCTTTGGAATGCTCCATTGCCGGCTGGGGAATGAAAAGACCTGGAGAAGGAGCATCAAATGTTCTTCGGGTAGTCAACCTCCAACTGGAGTCCAATGCCAAGTGTAAAAGTAAATGGCAGACACATTTCAACTTTAAGAACATGGTCTGTACTGTCTCGGATGGAAAAAAGGCTTTCTGTCAG GGTGACTCTGGCAGTCCTCTTCTTTGTAATTCTGAACTTTATGGAATGGCTGCATACACATATCCTAAAAACTGCACATTCAAGGAGTACCCTGAGGTCTACATGAAGGTATCTGCCTTCCTACcgtggattaaaaaaaacattcagtga
- the gzm3.3 gene encoding granzyme 3, tandem duplicate 3 precursor, producing the protein MALCTFLLLLAISLAGGMDSGIIGGKVAKAHSRPYMASIQINKHHTCGGMLIRDDYVLTAAHCLNRGVYSGRGHLEVVLGAHNISKHEQNQQRIQVKKYIRHPMFQRNKEKDYSYDIMLLKLKNKAKISKFVKVISLPKKNGKIPANVKCSVAGWGLTKPKAELASDVLEEVTLKLQFDFECKTMWQQHFNTERMICSVSDGKHAFCQGDSGGPLICNTKPQAIVSYTFEGNCINKQYPQVFLKISYFLPWIKKNMS; encoded by the exons ATGGCTCTGTGCACTTTTCTTCTTCTCCTTGCTATTTCTTTGGCTG GTGGGATGGATAGTGGTATTATTGGAGGAAAAGTGGCTAAAGCTCATTCAAGACCATACATGGCATCCATTCAGATCAACAAACACCACACGTGTGGAGGGATGTTGATCAGAGACGATTACGTTCTGACAGCGGCTCACTGTTTAAA TCGTGGTGTGTACTCTGGTCGAGGCCACTTAGAGGTTGTTCTGGGAGCTCACAACATCAGCAAACATGAGCAAAACCAGCAGAGGATTCAAGTGAAAAAATATATCCGGCATCCCATGTTTCAACGCAACAAAGAGAAGGACTACAGCTATGATATCATGTTACTAAAG TTGAAGAACAAAGCCAAGATCAGCAAATTTGTCAAAGTTATTTCTCTTCCTAAAAAAAATGGGAAAATACCAGCCAATGTCAAATGCTCAGTAGCTGGCTGGGGGTTGACGAAGCCAAAGGCAGAATTGGCATCAGATGTACTGGAGGAAGTCACTCTCAAACTGCAGTTCGACTttgaatgtaaaacaatgtgGCAGCAACATTTTAACACTGAAAGAATGATCTGTAGTGTCTCAGATGGGAAACATGCTTTTTGCCag GGCGATTCAGGAGGTCCTCTTATCTGCAATACTAAACCCCAAGCAATTGTTTCATATACTTTTGAAGGTAACTGTATAAATAAACAGTATCCTCAGGTTTTTTTGAAAATCTCCTACTTCCTTCCCTGGATTAAAAAGAACATgagttaa
- the gzm3.4 gene encoding granzyme 3, tandem duplicate 4 isoform X2: protein MVVTIHFQFLYQHIHLSCCSVFFCCLSSLCLEGWRVVLLEAERLNFIPDHTWHLCRDTTNLEVVLGAHNISQRENSQQIIQVQKYIKHPNYQKKNHSFDIMLLKLKTKAVLNHFVNITNLPKHEPSILAPVECSIAGWGMQRPGEGASNVLREVNLQLESNSYCKSKWQVYFNSKNMVCTASDGKKAFCQGDSGSPLFCNSELYGMAAYTYPNNCTFKEYPEVYMKVSAFLPWIKKNMK, encoded by the exons ATGGTGGTCACTATTCATTTTCAGTTTCTGTATCAGCACATTCATTTATCATGCTGCTCAGTGTTCTTCTGCTGTCTATCTTCTCTCTGTCTG GAGGGATGGAGAGTGGTATTGTTGGAGGCAGAGAGGTTAAACTTCATTCCAGACCATACATGGCATCTCTGCAG GGATACAACCAACTTAGAAGTTGTTCTGGGAGCTCACAATATCAGCCAGAGAGAGAACAGTCAGCAGATAATCCAAGTCCAGAAATACATCAAACATCCTAATTATCAGAAGAAAAACCACAGTTTTGACATCATGCTACTAAAG ctgAAGACCAAAGCTGTGCTAAATcattttgtaaatattacaaaTCTACCCAAACACGAACCGAGTATTCTTGCTCCTGTGGAATGCTCCATTGCTGGTTGGGGAATGCAAAGACCTGGAGAAGGAGCATCAAATGTTCTTCGAGAAGTCAACCTCCAACTGGAGTCCAATTCTTATTGCAAAAGTAAATGGCAGGTCTATTTCAACTCTAAGAACATGGTCTGTACTGCTTCAGATGGAAAAAAGGCTTTCTGTCAG GGTGACTCTGGCAGTCCTCTTTTTTGTAATTCTGAACTTTATGGAATGGCTGCATACACATATCCTAATAACTGCACATTCAAGGAGTACCCTGAGGTCTACATGAAGGTATCTGCCTTCCTACcgtggattaaaaaaaacatgaagtga
- the gzm3.2 gene encoding granzyme B(G,H) isoform X2 encodes MSRTRSTEGGLESGIVGGREAKHHSRPYMASLQKKRNHVCGGMLIKEDYVLTSAHCWNETDKYSLQIVLGAHNISQKENSQQIIQVEKYIKHRKFDIMLLKLRTKAVLNHFVDIINLPKHEISILAPLECSIAGWGMKRPGEGASNVLRVVNLQLESNAKCKSKWQTHFNFKNMVCTVSDGKKAFCQGDSGSPLLCNSELYGMAAYTYPKNCTFKEYPEVYMKVSAFLPWIKKNIQ; translated from the exons ATGTCCAGGACTCGGTCCACAGAAG GAGGACTGGAGAGTGGTATTGTTGGGGGCAGAGAGGCTAAACATCATTCCAGACCATACATGGCATCTCTGCAGAAAAAACGAAATCATGTTTGTGGAGGGATGCTGATAAAAGAAGATTATGTGTTGACTTCGGCTCATTGTTGGAA TGAAACTGACAAATACAGCTTACAAATTGTTCTGGGAGCTCACAATATCAGTCAGAAAGAGAACAGTCAGCAGATAATTCAAGttgaaaaatacataaaacatcgCAAGTTTGATATTATGTTACTAAAG TTGAGGACCAAAGCTGTGCTAAATCATTTTGTGGATATTATAAATCTACCCAAACATGAAATTAGTATTCTTGCTCCTTTGGAATGCTCCATTGCCGGCTGGGGAATGAAAAGACCTGGAGAAGGAGCATCAAATGTTCTTCGGGTAGTCAACCTCCAACTGGAGTCCAATGCCAAGTGTAAAAGTAAATGGCAGACACATTTCAACTTTAAGAACATGGTCTGTACTGTCTCGGATGGAAAAAAGGCTTTCTGTCAG GGTGACTCTGGCAGTCCTCTTCTTTGTAATTCTGAACTTTATGGAATGGCTGCATACACATATCCTAAAAACTGCACATTCAAGGAGTACCCTGAGGTCTACATGAAGGTATCTGCCTTCCTACcgtggattaaaaaaaacattcagtga
- the gzm3.4 gene encoding granzyme 3, tandem duplicate 4 yields the protein MYYNNICIILISYSVIKTGGMESGIVGGREVKLHSRPYMASLQVQRKHNCGGILIKEDYVLTSAHCWKDTTNLEVVLGAHNISQRENSQQIIQVQKYIKHPNYQKKNHSFDIMLLKLKTKAVLNHFVNITNLPKHEPSILAPVECSIAGWGMQRPGEGASNVLREVNLQLESNSYCKSKWQVYFNSKNMVCTASDGKKAFCQGDSGSPLFCNSELYGMAAYTYPNNCTFKEYPEVYMKVSAFLPWIKKNMK from the exons atgtattataataatatatgtataatcCTAATATCATATTCTGTCATTAAAACAGGAGGGATGGAGAGTGGTATTGTTGGAGGCAGAGAGGTTAAACTTCATTCCAGACCATACATGGCATCTCTGCAGGTACAAAGAAAGCATAATTGTGGAGGGATACTGATAAAGGAGGATTACGTGTTGACTTCGGCTCATTGTTGGAA GGATACAACCAACTTAGAAGTTGTTCTGGGAGCTCACAATATCAGCCAGAGAGAGAACAGTCAGCAGATAATCCAAGTCCAGAAATACATCAAACATCCTAATTATCAGAAGAAAAACCACAGTTTTGACATCATGCTACTAAAG ctgAAGACCAAAGCTGTGCTAAATcattttgtaaatattacaaaTCTACCCAAACACGAACCGAGTATTCTTGCTCCTGTGGAATGCTCCATTGCTGGTTGGGGAATGCAAAGACCTGGAGAAGGAGCATCAAATGTTCTTCGAGAAGTCAACCTCCAACTGGAGTCCAATTCTTATTGCAAAAGTAAATGGCAGGTCTATTTCAACTCTAAGAACATGGTCTGTACTGCTTCAGATGGAAAAAAGGCTTTCTGTCAG GGTGACTCTGGCAGTCCTCTTTTTTGTAATTCTGAACTTTATGGAATGGCTGCATACACATATCCTAATAACTGCACATTCAAGGAGTACCCTGAGGTCTACATGAAGGTATCTGCCTTCCTACcgtggattaaaaaaaacatgaagtga
- the gzm3.4 gene encoding granzyme 3, tandem duplicate 4 isoform X1, whose translation MLLSVLLLSIFSLSGGMESGIVGGREVKLHSRPYMASLQVQRKHNCGGILIKEDYVLTSAHCWKDTTNLEVVLGAHNISQRENSQQIIQVQKYIKHPNYQKKNHSFDIMLLKLKTKAVLNHFVNITNLPKHEPSILAPVECSIAGWGMQRPGEGASNVLREVNLQLESNSYCKSKWQVYFNSKNMVCTASDGKKAFCQGDSGSPLFCNSELYGMAAYTYPNNCTFKEYPEVYMKVSAFLPWIKKNMK comes from the exons ATGCTGCTCAGTGTTCTTCTGCTGTCTATCTTCTCTCTGTCTG GAGGGATGGAGAGTGGTATTGTTGGAGGCAGAGAGGTTAAACTTCATTCCAGACCATACATGGCATCTCTGCAGGTACAAAGAAAGCATAATTGTGGAGGGATACTGATAAAGGAGGATTACGTGTTGACTTCGGCTCATTGTTGGAA GGATACAACCAACTTAGAAGTTGTTCTGGGAGCTCACAATATCAGCCAGAGAGAGAACAGTCAGCAGATAATCCAAGTCCAGAAATACATCAAACATCCTAATTATCAGAAGAAAAACCACAGTTTTGACATCATGCTACTAAAG ctgAAGACCAAAGCTGTGCTAAATcattttgtaaatattacaaaTCTACCCAAACACGAACCGAGTATTCTTGCTCCTGTGGAATGCTCCATTGCTGGTTGGGGAATGCAAAGACCTGGAGAAGGAGCATCAAATGTTCTTCGAGAAGTCAACCTCCAACTGGAGTCCAATTCTTATTGCAAAAGTAAATGGCAGGTCTATTTCAACTCTAAGAACATGGTCTGTACTGCTTCAGATGGAAAAAAGGCTTTCTGTCAG GGTGACTCTGGCAGTCCTCTTTTTTGTAATTCTGAACTTTATGGAATGGCTGCATACACATATCCTAATAACTGCACATTCAAGGAGTACCCTGAGGTCTACATGAAGGTATCTGCCTTCCTACcgtggattaaaaaaaacatgaagtga